A single window of Serinus canaria isolate serCan28SL12 chromosome 14, serCan2020, whole genome shotgun sequence DNA harbors:
- the CDIP1 gene encoding cell death-inducing p53-target protein 1 isoform X2, translating to MSNDPPPPYPGGPSAPLIEEKHGPPSAPEGVTPVVGQPQGVPIPPPEFGPPPYEPPSQPGFIPPHMPTDGSGPYVPPGYYPPPGPHPPMGYYPAPGPYPSPGGHTATVLVPPGAATTVTVLQGEIFQGAPVQTVCPHCQQAITTKISYEIGLMSFLLGFFCCFVGCDLCCCLIPCLFDDFKDVTHTCPNCKAYIYTYKRMC from the exons ATGTCCAACGACCCACCCCCTCCCTACCCGGGGGGCCCCTCGGCACCGCTGATAGAAGAGAAGCATGGCCCCCCCTCTGCACCAG AGGGTGTCACCCCAGTggtgggacagccccagggggtTCCTATCCCCCCTCCTGAGTTCGGACCCCCCCCATATGAGCCCCCCTCACAGCCGGGGTTCATACCCCCCCACATGCCCACGGATGGCTCTGGGCCCTATGTGCCACCAG GATATTACCCACCCCCAGGCCCTCACCCCCCCATGGGCTACTACCCTGCCCCAGGCCCCTACCCTTCTCCTGGTGGCCACACGGCCACAGTGCTTGTCCCACCGGGAGCTGCCACCACAGtcacagtgctgcagggagagatCTTCCAGGGTGCCCCCGTGCAGACAGTgtgtccccactgccagcaAGCCATCACCACCAAGATCTCCTACGAGATTGGGCTCATGAGCTTCCTTCTGGGCTTCTTCTGCTGCTTCGTGGG gtgtgatctctgctgctgcctgatcCCCTGCCTGTTCGATGACTTCAAGGACGTGACACACACGTGTCCCAACTGCAAGGCCTACATCTACACGTACAAGCGCATGTGCTAA
- the CDIP1 gene encoding cell death-inducing p53-target protein 1 isoform X1, translating to MSNDPPPPYPGGPSAPLIEEKHGPPSAPEGVTPVVGQPQGVPIPPPEFGPPPYEPPSQPGFIPPHMPTDGSGPYVPPAGYYPPPGPHPPMGYYPAPGPYPSPGGHTATVLVPPGAATTVTVLQGEIFQGAPVQTVCPHCQQAITTKISYEIGLMSFLLGFFCCFVGCDLCCCLIPCLFDDFKDVTHTCPNCKAYIYTYKRMC from the exons ATGTCCAACGACCCACCCCCTCCCTACCCGGGGGGCCCCTCGGCACCGCTGATAGAAGAGAAGCATGGCCCCCCCTCTGCACCAG AGGGTGTCACCCCAGTggtgggacagccccagggggtTCCTATCCCCCCTCCTGAGTTCGGACCCCCCCCATATGAGCCCCCCTCACAGCCGGGGTTCATACCCCCCCACATGCCCACGGATGGCTCTGGGCCCTATGTGCCACCAG CAGGATATTACCCACCCCCAGGCCCTCACCCCCCCATGGGCTACTACCCTGCCCCAGGCCCCTACCCTTCTCCTGGTGGCCACACGGCCACAGTGCTTGTCCCACCGGGAGCTGCCACCACAGtcacagtgctgcagggagagatCTTCCAGGGTGCCCCCGTGCAGACAGTgtgtccccactgccagcaAGCCATCACCACCAAGATCTCCTACGAGATTGGGCTCATGAGCTTCCTTCTGGGCTTCTTCTGCTGCTTCGTGGG gtgtgatctctgctgctgcctgatcCCCTGCCTGTTCGATGACTTCAAGGACGTGACACACACGTGTCCCAACTGCAAGGCCTACATCTACACGTACAAGCGCATGTGCTAA
- the HMOX2 gene encoding heme oxygenase 2 isoform X2, giving the protein MPSALESPEGGEEDVLHYEEIEDDAVSPMDLSELLKEGTKESHDRAENTQFVKDFLKGRIKKELFKLATVALYFTYSALEEEMDRNKDNPLFAPLYFPVELHRREALAKDLNYFYGEDWKEKVQCSEATQQYVDRIHHVGQHEPELLVAHAYTRYMGDLSGGQVLKKVAQRALKLPSTEEGIQFYVFDNISNAQQFKQLYRARMNALDLDKNTKERIVEEANKAFRFNMQVFDELDKIGRSLGEEAQDGGFPVHDGKGDIRKCPYYADKLGTASPSCPFHAAVGLARQPLVQLVLAACMAVAAGAAAWYIL; this is encoded by the exons CCCCATGGACCTTTCggagctgctgaaggagggGACGAAGGAATCACACGACCGCGCTGAGAACACCCAGTTTGTCAAGGACTTCCTCAAGGGCCGCATCAAGAAGGAGCTCTTCAAG CTGGCCACTGTGGCCCTTTACTTCACCTACTCTGCTCTGGAAGAGGAGATGGATCGCAACAAGGACAACCCCCTCTTTGCTCCTCTGTATTTCCCCGTGGAGCTTCACCGGAGAGAAGCTTTGGCCAAAGACCTCAATTATTTTTATGGCGaagactggaaagaaaaggtcCAGTGTTCAGAGGCAACTCAGCAGTATGTGGACAGAATCCATCATGTGGGACAACAcgagccagagctgctggtggctcaCGCTTACACACGCTACATGGGGGACCTCTCAGGTGGCCAGGTGCTGAAGAAGGTAGCCCAGAGGGCCCTGAAGTTGCCCAGTACTGAGGAAGGGATCCAATTCTACGTGTTTGACAACATTTCCAACGCACAGCAGTTCAAGCAGCTTTACAGAGCAAGAATGAATGCTCTGGACTTGGATAAGAACACCAAGGAAAGGATCGTGGAAGAGGCCAACAAAGCCTTCAGATTTAACATGCAG GTGTTTGATGAGCTGGACAAGATCGGCAGGTCGCTGGGAGAAGAAGCCCAAGATGGAGGCTTTCCAGTCCACGATGGGAAGGGAGACATCCGCAAATGCCCTTACTATGCAGACAAACTGG gcacagcaagcCCCAGCTGCCCCTTCCACGCTGCTGTGGGCCtggccaggcagcccctggtgcagctggtgctggcagcctgcatggctgtggcagcaggagctgcagcctggtaCATCCTGTGA